In Quercus robur chromosome 11, dhQueRobu3.1, whole genome shotgun sequence, the following proteins share a genomic window:
- the LOC126705637 gene encoding uncharacterized protein LOC126705637, with protein sequence MQLIKVMIYLLEKPLPNCINNLIQAMFTTVLIIILVLASSSQFAISSFATSPSNMGRETEALLEWKVSLENQSQFRLSSWVGNIPSQWVGISCNNFSSISHISLTRSALKGIKAQNNMLGLGLLSKDAELSEEGQIVVRGSQLKSHK encoded by the exons ATGCAGCTTATAAAAGTCATGATCTACTTACTAGAGAAACCACTTCCCAATTGCATCAATAATCTAATTCAAGCTATGTTCACCACTGTCCTAATTATCATTCTTGTGTTGGCTTCTTCTTCCCAATTTGCTATTTCTTCCTTTGCAACTTCTCCTTCCAATATGGGACGAGAAACAGAGGCTCTACTGGAATGGAAAGTGAGCCTTGAGAACCAAAGCCAGTTTCGGTTGTCTTCATGGGTTGGAAACATCCCTTCCCAATGGGTTGGAATTTCTTGCAACAACTTTAGCAGCATCTCTCATATCAGCCTCACTCGTTCTGCTTTAAAAG GGATAAAGGCCCAAAATAatatgttgggccttgggcttttgtCCAAGGACGCCGAATTGTCCGAGGAAGGGCAAATAGTTGTCAGGGGTTCCcagttaaagtctcataagtgA
- the LOC126706812 gene encoding phytosulfokine receptor 1-like — MFFRGFCFFFVLMALSLSFELPNLNSETLTCNPDDLRALTGFSNCLESTIPEWNWNSTDSPGCCAWTGVTCDNSTGFDRRVVGLELGSKRLVGKICGSLADLNLLRVLNFSHNFLGGSLPDDLFNLQNIEIIDISNNAFVGSINNKGMCTISTKIRVLNFSNNYFSGEVPKDLANCTSLQHLSFDENILSGSLPESLYQLKNLSELNLQSNNISGSLSNGIGNLSNLVKLDISFNLFSGVLPDIFTRLARLEQFSASSNLFIGHLPTSLVNSPSLQMLNLNKNSLSGPINLNCSAMKNLVSLGLGSNLFHGPIPNSLFFCRGLKTLNLGRNNLSGELPHNFKNLKSLTQLSLSNTSLSNILSTLRILQHCRNLSMLALTRNFHDEQIPNDVSLEFKNLNSLILANCQLRGPIPEWLSRCHKLRFLDLSWNHLGGNIPSWFGKFESLFYLDLSNNSLKGEIPKSLTELRSLISGKVTIEEPVSSFELHTAGQGGPSLSYRQISSFRPTIDLSYNILQGPIWPGFGNLKRLHVLNLKENKFSGPIPNDLSGMTGLEKLDLSHNKLSGEIPHSLINLSFLSNFNVSYNQLCGKIPQGSQFDTFLNTSFEGNNGLCYAQCTCQSEQIPIPKRKRTIIGLPFKIGAATGFVLTVICCFISGWALPKPHKRKYIRFVTS; from the coding sequence ATGTTCTTCAGAggtttctgttttttctttgttttaatggcTCTGAGTCTAAGTTTCGAGCTACCAAACCTGAATTCTGAGACACTGACATGCAATCCAGATGACTTAAGAGCCTTAACTGGTTTCTCCAATTGTTTAGAATCAACAATTCCTGAATGGAACTGGAACAGCACTGACTCTCCTGGTTGCTGCGCTTGGACTGGTGTCACCTGTGATAATTCCACTGGTTTTGACAGAAGGGTAGTTGGCTTGGAACTTGGCAGCAAAAGACTTGTTgggaagatttgtggatctttGGCAGACTTGAATCTGTTAAGAGTTCTGAACTTCTCTCATAATTTCCTTGGGGGGTCCCTTCCAGATGACTTGTTTAATCTGCAAAACATAGAGATCATAGACATAAGCAACAATGCTTTTGTTGGGTCCATCAACAACAAAGGTATGTGTACAATATCTACAAAAATTCGAGTGCTAAATTTCTCTAATAACTATTTTTCTGGAGAAGTTCCAAAAGATTTGGCAAATTGTACTTCCCTACAACATCTCTcttttgatgaaaatattttgtcagGGAGTTTGCCTGAGAGTCTCTACCAGCTAAAAAATCTTAGTGAACTGAATCTTCAGAGTAATAACATATCTGGGTCACTGAGTAATGGAATTGGTAACCTCTCTAACCTTGTTAAACTGGATATCTCCTTTAATTTGTTCTCTGGAGTTCTTCCAGACATTTTTACTAGACTAGCAAGGCTTGAGCAATTCTCAGCCAGTTCAAATTTATTCATTGGTCATTTGCCTACTTCTTTAGTAAACTCCCCATCACTTCAAATgttaaatttgaacaaaaactctCTAAGTGGTCCTATCAACCTCAACTGTTCTGCAATGAAAAATCTTGTCTCCTTAGGTCTTGGTTCGAATCTGTTCCACGGCCCAATTCCTAATAGTCTTTTCTTCTGCAGAGGATTGAAAACACTCAATCTTGGGCGCAACAACCTTAGCGGTGAACTCCCTCATAACTTCAAGAATTTGAAGTCTCTAACACAGCTTTCACTGTCAAACACTAGCCTTAGTAATATATTATCAACTCTTAGGATTCTACAACATTGTAGGAATTTAAGTATGTTGGCCCTTACAAGGAACTTTCATGATGAACAAATTCCAAATGATGTGAGTCTGGAATTCAAAAACCTCAACAGTCTAATTCTTGCCAATTGTCAACTCAGAGGTCCAATCCCGGAATGGTTGAGTCGTTGCCACAAGTTGCGGTTTTTGGATTTGTCTTGGAATCATTTGGGTGGAAACATACCATCATGGTTCGGAAAGTTTGAATCTCTCTTTTACTTGGATTTGTCAAATAACTCTCTCAAAGGTGAAATTCCAAAGAGTTTGACTGAACTTCGGAGCCTAATAAGTGGGAAGGTCACAATAGAAGAGCCTGTGTCAAGCTTTGAACTTCACACTGCTGGACAAGGTGGACCAAGCTTGAGTTATAGGCAAATTTCAAGCTTTCGACCAACTATAGACCTGAGTTACAACATTCTCCAAGGCCCAATCTGGCCAGGTTTTGGGAATTTGAAAAGGCTTCATGTTTTGAATCTGAAAGAGAATAAATTTTCAGGCCCTATTCCAAATGATTTATCAGGCATGACAGGCTTGGAAAAACTTGATTTGTCTCACAATAAACTATCAGGAGAGATACCTCATTCATTGATAAATCTTAGCTTTCTGTCAAATTTCAACGTATCCTATAATCAGCTGTGTGGGAAAATTCCTCAAGGAAGCCAGTTCGATACTTTTCTGAATACAAGCTTTGAGGGAAACAATGGTCTTTGTTATGCACAGTGTACTTGCCAGTCTGAACAAATTCCTAttccaaagagaaagaggacAATTATTGGTCTACCATTTAAAATTGGAGCTGCAACAGGTTTTGTTCTTACTGTCATTTGTTGCTTCATATCCGGATGGGCACTGCCAAAGCCGCACAAAAGGAAGTACATAAGATTTGTTACCTCATAA